One window from the genome of Spiractinospora alimapuensis encodes:
- the pdxT gene encoding pyridoxal 5'-phosphate synthase glutaminase subunit PdxT — MATTETIGVLALQGDTEEHLRVLASLGVLGRPVRGPADLDTVGALILPGGESTTMAKLAARYDLLDPLRKRIADGMPTYGTCAGMILLADRLLDAAAGQRSLGGIDMTVRRNAFGRQTESFEAPVEIAALDGGPVDAVFIRAPWVESLGSDVTALGHVTTGPHTGRVVAVRQRHLLATAFHPELTGDTRIHQYFVEMVREQR, encoded by the coding sequence ATGGCCACCACCGAGACCATCGGGGTGCTCGCCCTCCAGGGAGACACCGAGGAACACCTGCGGGTCCTCGCCTCACTGGGGGTCCTAGGGCGCCCCGTGCGCGGACCGGCCGACCTGGACACGGTGGGCGCGCTGATCCTGCCCGGCGGGGAGTCCACCACCATGGCGAAGCTCGCCGCCAGATACGACCTGCTGGATCCGCTGCGTAAGCGGATCGCCGACGGGATGCCCACCTACGGCACCTGCGCGGGCATGATCCTGCTCGCCGACCGTCTTCTGGACGCGGCGGCGGGCCAGCGGAGCCTCGGCGGGATCGACATGACCGTGCGCCGCAACGCGTTCGGCCGACAGACGGAGTCCTTCGAGGCTCCCGTCGAGATCGCCGCCCTCGACGGGGGACCGGTCGACGCCGTGTTCATCCGCGCCCCCTGGGTCGAGTCCCTCGGCTCCGACGTCACGGCGCTCGGCCACGTCACCACCGGCCCCCACACCGGCCGCGTCGTCGCCGTCCGTCAGCGCCACCTGTTGGCCACGGCCTTCCACCCCGAGCTGACCGGCGACACCCGGATCCACCAGTACTTCGTGGAGATGGTGCGCGAACA
- the pdxS gene encoding pyridoxal 5'-phosphate synthase lyase subunit PdxS: MSRLGDLAVSDTAGNPTESVRGTTRVKRGMAEQLKNGVIMDVVTPDQAKIAEDAGAVAVMALERVPADIRRDGGVARMSDPDMIDGIIAAVSIPVMAKARIGHFVEAQVLQSLGVDFVDESEVLTPADEALHIDKWAFTVPFVCGATSISEALRRIGEGAAMIRSKGEAGTGNIVEATRHMRAIRSEIRRLGTLDEAELFGAAKELRAPYDVVREVAELGKLPVPLFSAGGVATPADAAMMRQLGAESVFVGSGIFKSGDPARRADAIVQATLHYDDPSVIANVSRGLGEAMVGINVDELPESERYASRGW; encoded by the coding sequence ATGAGCAGACTTGGAGACCTCGCCGTGAGTGACACCGCCGGGAACCCGACCGAGAGTGTGCGTGGCACCACCCGCGTCAAGCGCGGCATGGCGGAGCAGCTCAAGAACGGCGTGATCATGGACGTCGTCACGCCCGACCAGGCGAAGATCGCCGAGGACGCCGGTGCCGTCGCGGTCATGGCGCTTGAGCGCGTACCGGCCGACATCCGTCGCGACGGCGGTGTGGCACGCATGTCCGACCCGGACATGATCGACGGCATCATCGCGGCCGTGTCGATCCCAGTCATGGCCAAGGCGCGCATCGGCCACTTCGTCGAGGCGCAGGTCCTGCAGTCACTCGGCGTGGACTTCGTCGACGAGTCCGAGGTCCTCACCCCCGCCGACGAGGCGTTGCACATCGACAAGTGGGCGTTCACCGTCCCGTTCGTGTGCGGGGCGACGAGCATCAGCGAGGCGCTGCGCAGGATCGGTGAGGGCGCCGCGATGATCCGCTCGAAGGGCGAGGCCGGAACCGGGAACATCGTCGAGGCGACGCGGCACATGCGCGCGATCCGGTCCGAGATCCGCCGCTTGGGCACTTTGGACGAGGCCGAGCTGTTCGGCGCCGCCAAGGAGCTGCGCGCGCCCTACGACGTCGTCCGCGAGGTCGCCGAGCTCGGCAAGCTCCCCGTCCCGCTGTTCTCCGCCGGCGGCGTCGCCACCCCCGCCGACGCGGCGATGATGCGCCAACTCGGCGCCGAGAGCGTGTTCGTCGGTTCCGGGATCTTCAAGTCCGGCGACCCCGCCAGGCGCGCCGACGCGATCGTGCAGGCCACCCTGCACTACGACGACCCGTCGGTGATCGCCAACGTCTCCCGTGGGCTGGGCGAGGCCATGGTCGGCATCAACGTGGACGAGCTGCCGGAGTCGGAGCGCTACGCCAGCCGCGGCTGGTAG
- a CDS encoding SDR family NAD(P)-dependent oxidoreductase — MTSIWEVPVLENKIAVVYGAGGAVGGAVARAFARSGAKVYLVGRSEGGLATVADEIAAQGGWCRTERLDAADAAAVGRHLDTVVAEQGRVDACFNAVTYGDVQGSPLVAMPFDEFSRPIVTALRVQHAVFQAAARHMAPAGAGAVMTVTGYGPPHPEMGGTMVTWATVESVCRQWASELGPQGVRVVWLRTAGFVESLLDAPDYGSSYAGDTSGEELLSALQGETMLKRLPTLTEAGELAVFLASDHARSVTATAVNVTAGAVAD, encoded by the coding sequence GTGACGTCCATCTGGGAGGTTCCGGTGTTGGAGAACAAGATCGCCGTCGTCTACGGGGCGGGCGGGGCCGTGGGGGGTGCCGTCGCTCGGGCCTTCGCCCGTTCGGGGGCGAAGGTGTACCTCGTCGGACGATCAGAGGGCGGGTTGGCCACGGTCGCCGACGAGATCGCCGCCCAGGGCGGGTGGTGCCGGACCGAACGCCTCGACGCCGCTGACGCGGCGGCGGTCGGACGTCACCTCGACACGGTGGTGGCGGAACAAGGGCGGGTGGACGCCTGCTTCAACGCGGTCACCTACGGCGACGTTCAAGGGAGTCCCCTCGTCGCGATGCCCTTCGACGAGTTCAGCCGGCCGATCGTCACCGCGCTGCGTGTCCAGCACGCCGTGTTCCAGGCCGCGGCACGGCACATGGCCCCCGCCGGCGCCGGAGCGGTCATGACAGTGACCGGCTATGGGCCACCACACCCCGAGATGGGCGGAACCATGGTCACCTGGGCGACGGTGGAGAGCGTCTGTCGGCAGTGGGCCAGCGAACTCGGCCCCCAGGGCGTGCGTGTGGTCTGGCTGCGCACGGCGGGTTTCGTGGAGTCGCTCCTGGACGCTCCCGACTACGGCAGCAGCTACGCCGGAGACACGAGCGGTGAGGAGCTCCTCTCCGCGCTCCAGGGAGAGACGATGCTGAAGCGGCTCCCGACGCTGACCGAAGCCGGTGAACTCGCGGTCTTCCTCGCCTCTGACCACGCGAGGTCGGTCACGGCGACAGCGGTCAACGTCACCGCCGGAGCGGTGGCGGACTGA
- a CDS encoding MFS transporter — protein sequence MSTSDRAPTRAWLGLAVLTLPLVMAATDMSVLFLALPSIAGDLSPGSTQMLWILHVGAFLAVGFALTMGRVAGRIGPRRLLTVGLVVYGAGSLAAAFSPSPEVLIAMRALLGSAEATIMPATMMLLRPMFPNPRQFAIAIAVVMSSFSAGMALGPPLGGILLEHFWWGAVFLVNVPVAVVVLLALPVLPSPPAEAAGRVDPLSVLLSLAAIIAVIFGLQEIADIQASGADTARWPYVLTVVAGIVLGAVFVRRQLRLEDPLLDLRLFRTPGFGVALLAMMLMLLGIGGADMLLAQFLQSVRDFSPAQAGGLLLIPALMSIVGGMLGPALTRWTRPAYVMSGGLVLAAIGALVIALLADGAPTPVLVAAATLIAFSLGPLFTLGYNVIVGAVPERHSGSAAALGDVSGGLGNALSLAFLGSLGAFIYRWGLERSAPRDVTDSAVGDAGDSIGGAVTVADGLPPAVGQELLTVARESFTTGMQAGYAFGAVLLVAVAVLVATRLRAIGLDGDRETPGHEEQAPANAPANAPATP from the coding sequence ATGTCGACGTCCGACCGTGCCCCCACCCGTGCCTGGCTTGGCCTGGCCGTACTCACGCTGCCCCTGGTGATGGCGGCGACAGACATGTCGGTCCTGTTCCTCGCGCTGCCGAGCATCGCCGGTGACCTTTCCCCCGGGAGCACCCAGATGCTGTGGATCCTGCACGTGGGGGCGTTCCTGGCGGTGGGGTTCGCGCTCACCATGGGGCGTGTGGCCGGGCGGATCGGGCCACGACGGCTGCTCACGGTGGGATTGGTCGTCTACGGAGCCGGATCACTCGCCGCGGCGTTCTCGCCAAGTCCTGAGGTGCTTATCGCCATGCGGGCCCTCCTCGGGTCGGCGGAGGCCACCATCATGCCGGCGACCATGATGCTGCTGCGCCCCATGTTCCCCAACCCGCGCCAGTTCGCCATCGCGATCGCTGTGGTGATGAGCTCCTTCTCCGCGGGCATGGCGTTGGGGCCACCCTTGGGCGGGATCCTGTTGGAGCACTTCTGGTGGGGCGCGGTGTTCCTGGTGAACGTTCCCGTGGCCGTGGTGGTTCTCCTGGCCCTGCCGGTGCTGCCCTCGCCTCCGGCGGAGGCGGCCGGGCGGGTGGACCCGCTCAGTGTCCTGCTGTCCCTCGCCGCCATCATCGCGGTGATCTTCGGACTCCAGGAGATCGCCGACATCCAGGCCAGCGGGGCCGACACCGCGCGGTGGCCCTACGTGCTCACGGTGGTGGCCGGTATCGTCCTGGGCGCCGTCTTCGTACGACGCCAACTCCGGCTGGAGGACCCGCTGCTGGACCTGCGGCTGTTCCGGACCCCCGGGTTCGGTGTGGCGCTCCTGGCGATGATGCTCATGCTGCTGGGGATCGGCGGCGCCGACATGCTTCTCGCGCAGTTCCTGCAGTCCGTGCGTGACTTCTCCCCCGCCCAGGCGGGCGGGCTGCTTCTGATCCCGGCCCTGATGTCGATCGTCGGCGGAATGCTCGGCCCCGCACTCACACGCTGGACCCGCCCCGCCTATGTCATGAGTGGCGGCCTGGTCCTAGCGGCCATCGGTGCCCTGGTGATCGCCCTTCTGGCGGACGGCGCCCCCACCCCCGTACTCGTGGCCGCCGCGACCCTGATCGCGTTCTCCTTGGGCCCCCTGTTCACGCTGGGCTACAACGTGATCGTCGGCGCCGTCCCCGAACGCCACTCAGGATCGGCCGCCGCCCTCGGTGACGTCAGTGGTGGACTGGGCAACGCGTTGAGCCTCGCGTTCCTCGGCAGCCTGGGCGCCTTCATCTACCGGTGGGGCCTGGAGCGCTCCGCACCGCGGGACGTCACCGACTCGGCCGTGGGCGACGCCGGCGACAGTATCGGCGGCGCGGTGACCGTAGCCGACGGGCTCCCGCCGGCGGTGGGACAGGAGCTCCTGACCGTGGCACGAGAGTCGTTCACCACCGGAATGCAGGCCGGATACGCCTTCGGCGCGGTCCTGCTCGTCGCGGTCGCGGTCCTGGTGGCGACCCGGCTGCGGGCGATTGGCCTCGACGGTGACCGTGAGACCCCCGGTCACGAGGAGCAGGCACCGGCGAACGCACCCGCCAACGCACCCGCCACGCCCTGA
- a CDS encoding ArsR/SmtB family transcription factor — translation MAAVRTYVHPEPEEIELARVLFALSEPLRLAMVRKLAAEGEVDSIELGPDLPRSTLTHHTSLLRESGVVFVRAEGRKCMITLRGEDLAQRFPGLVETVLAGYLAETELARDPDGEDGIR, via the coding sequence ATGGCCGCCGTCCGGACCTATGTCCACCCCGAGCCCGAGGAAATCGAGCTCGCTCGGGTGCTGTTCGCGTTGAGTGAGCCCTTGCGGCTGGCGATGGTGCGCAAGCTCGCCGCCGAGGGTGAGGTGGACAGCATCGAGCTCGGACCCGACCTGCCGCGTTCGACACTCACGCATCACACGAGCCTGCTCCGGGAGTCAGGAGTGGTCTTCGTCCGCGCCGAGGGGAGAAAGTGCATGATCACGCTCCGCGGTGAGGACCTCGCCCAACGCTTCCCGGGGCTGGTGGAGACCGTGTTGGCCGGATACCTCGCCGAAACGGAGCTCGCGCGCGACCCGGACGGCGAGGACGGCATCCGATGA
- a CDS encoding MFS transporter codes for MIRTVWPLVVAAIALGIDAYVLAGVLPQIAGSLTTTVGAIGLGVTAFTGAYALAGPLLSGPLVAGSTRRGLLVALAVFNVGNLVTALAPNLGVFLGSRVVAGIGAGVLTAVATSAAAGMVTAEMRGRAMALVTLGLSAGTVMGVPLGMLIGQQFGWRWTMGLVVGVGLVSMLAIATRARPMPDIGGRGGTGLSSIIIPRVAAGVGVAFLFGVSSLGLYTYLLPMAADKGMAGWGFAFVWAWGIGGVTGAALVGRPIDVFGSRRLLPVIAGLLLASFVVLAFVDEPTAWLVAVLLWGACGWAVVPTLQDVLTRSRPERTTSLVAFQMSAIYLGSAVGSAAGSALLAVDLRAGQLPTWAAGVALLALLITPLVVARRRRRAPIAHAAPEESRAA; via the coding sequence ATGATCCGCACGGTGTGGCCGCTCGTCGTCGCCGCGATCGCGCTCGGTATCGACGCCTACGTACTCGCGGGAGTGCTGCCGCAGATCGCTGGTTCCCTGACCACGACTGTGGGCGCGATCGGGTTGGGTGTCACCGCGTTCACGGGTGCCTATGCTCTCGCCGGACCGCTGCTCTCCGGGCCGCTGGTCGCCGGTTCCACGCGGCGCGGGCTCCTGGTGGCGCTCGCGGTGTTCAACGTCGGGAATCTCGTCACCGCGCTCGCGCCCAACCTGGGTGTCTTCCTTGGGTCACGGGTCGTCGCCGGGATCGGAGCGGGTGTGCTGACCGCGGTGGCGACTTCCGCGGCGGCCGGGATGGTGACGGCGGAGATGCGCGGCCGGGCCATGGCCCTGGTCACCCTCGGACTGTCGGCCGGCACGGTGATGGGGGTTCCGCTGGGGATGCTCATCGGGCAGCAGTTCGGCTGGCGCTGGACCATGGGCCTGGTGGTGGGCGTCGGCCTGGTGAGCATGCTCGCCATCGCGACCCGAGCGCGGCCCATGCCGGACATCGGCGGACGTGGGGGCACGGGACTGTCATCGATCATCATCCCGCGGGTCGCGGCCGGGGTCGGTGTGGCGTTCCTCTTCGGCGTGAGCAGTCTCGGCCTGTACACCTACCTCCTGCCGATGGCGGCCGACAAGGGAATGGCCGGGTGGGGGTTCGCCTTCGTCTGGGCGTGGGGGATCGGCGGCGTGACCGGGGCCGCGCTGGTCGGCAGGCCCATCGACGTCTTCGGATCCCGCCGCCTGCTGCCCGTCATCGCGGGACTGCTGCTCGCCTCGTTCGTCGTCCTCGCCTTCGTCGACGAACCGACCGCCTGGCTCGTCGCCGTCCTGCTGTGGGGTGCCTGCGGCTGGGCCGTGGTCCCAACCCTGCAGGACGTCCTCACCCGTAGCCGGCCAGAACGCACCACGTCGCTCGTCGCGTTCCAGATGTCGGCGATCTACCTCGGGTCGGCCGTGGGATCGGCGGCGGGTAGTGCCCTGCTCGCCGTGGACCTGAGGGCCGGCCAGCTTCCGACCTGGGCAGCCGGGGTCGCCCTCCTGGCCCTGCTGATCACCCCGCTCGTGGTCGCCCGTCGGCGGCGCCGCGCCCCGATCGCCCACGCCGCACCCGAGGAGTCCCGCGCGGCGTGA
- a CDS encoding dihydrofolate reductase family protein produces the protein MRTLIYTAFVSLDGVVDSPGGGTGETHRSVGWTFQDIEMVEEAYEIKATEQEEAGALMLGRTSYQAFSTVWPDIEEFATYRTLPKYVVSTTLRDEDLVENWGETTILRSLDDVAAAKESDGAPIIVHGSATLARGLSDAGLLDRYHLLVFPVLLGAGKRMFSDTDKDKQPLRLVDSQAYRNGVQKMVFDVVG, from the coding sequence ATGCGCACGCTCATCTACACCGCCTTCGTTTCCCTGGACGGGGTCGTGGACTCGCCTGGTGGCGGCACCGGCGAGACACACCGCAGCGTCGGCTGGACCTTTCAGGACATCGAGATGGTGGAGGAGGCCTACGAGATCAAGGCCACCGAACAGGAGGAGGCGGGTGCCCTGATGCTGGGCCGCACCTCCTACCAGGCGTTCTCAACGGTGTGGCCGGACATAGAGGAGTTCGCGACCTACCGGACACTCCCGAAGTACGTCGTCTCCACCACGCTGCGGGACGAGGACCTCGTCGAGAACTGGGGTGAGACCACGATCCTGCGGTCGCTCGATGACGTCGCCGCGGCGAAGGAGTCCGACGGAGCCCCGATCATCGTCCACGGAAGCGCCACCTTGGCACGCGGCCTTTCCGACGCCGGGCTCCTCGACCGGTATCACCTCCTGGTGTTCCCGGTTCTGCTCGGCGCCGGAAAGCGCATGTTCAGCGACACCGACAAGGACAAGCAGCCGTTGCGCCTCGTGGACAGCCAGGCCTACCGCAACGGCGTGCAGAAGATGGTCTTCGACGTCGTTGGGTGA